The following are from one region of the Salicibibacter kimchii genome:
- a CDS encoding NAD(P)/FAD-dependent oxidoreductase translates to MSKVIVIGGGPAGLMAAVAAASHGADVTLIDKGNKLGRKLAISGGGRCNVTNRMEERELIRYIPGNGKFMYSPFSVFNNEDIIAFFEGLGIALKEEDMGRMFPVNDKAATVVQTLLEQLRLKGVETITDQRVTGLAFEQNRVTGVKLENNTVSSADRIIVATGGTSVPHTGSTGDAYPWARDAGHTVTELYPTEVPITSSDRFIHERTLQGLSLREVEMTVWNQKKKAVVKHEGDMLFTHFGISGPIALRCSQYIVKERKKNDGNPVTLSIDLHPGKNVGELDQMLQQLKKITGDKSCKNALPSLAPERFLLLLLERVHIDPSTALKDVRAETLQALAKEMKQFTFSSDGTLSLKKAFVTGGGISVKEIEPKTMQSKVKQGLYFCGEVLDIHAYTGGFNITCAFSTGYTAGKSAAQSPERVSDN, encoded by the coding sequence ATGAGTAAAGTCATCGTTATCGGCGGCGGCCCGGCCGGTCTTATGGCTGCCGTTGCTGCTGCCTCTCATGGTGCAGACGTTACGTTAATCGATAAAGGAAATAAATTAGGTCGCAAGCTGGCAATCTCCGGCGGCGGGCGTTGCAATGTGACCAATCGTATGGAGGAGCGCGAACTGATTCGCTACATTCCCGGAAATGGGAAATTTATGTACAGTCCGTTTTCCGTTTTTAATAATGAAGATATCATTGCTTTTTTCGAAGGTTTAGGCATTGCGTTAAAAGAAGAAGACATGGGCAGAATGTTTCCGGTGAATGATAAAGCCGCTACCGTCGTACAGACATTGCTCGAACAACTTCGCCTTAAAGGAGTCGAGACGATCACCGATCAACGTGTCACCGGCCTAGCTTTTGAGCAAAATCGCGTAACAGGGGTGAAACTGGAAAATAACACCGTTTCCTCAGCTGATCGCATCATCGTTGCTACCGGCGGCACCTCTGTCCCTCATACAGGGTCTACGGGCGATGCTTATCCATGGGCAAGGGATGCCGGCCACACCGTTACCGAACTTTATCCAACCGAAGTCCCCATCACGTCAAGCGACCGCTTCATTCATGAACGGACACTGCAAGGGTTGTCCCTCCGCGAGGTAGAAATGACCGTCTGGAATCAAAAAAAGAAAGCGGTCGTGAAGCACGAAGGTGATATGCTTTTTACACATTTTGGCATTTCCGGACCGATTGCTCTACGCTGTAGTCAATACATCGTGAAGGAGCGGAAGAAAAATGACGGCAATCCCGTCACGCTAAGTATTGATCTCCACCCGGGAAAAAACGTTGGGGAGCTGGACCAAATGCTACAACAATTAAAAAAAATAACTGGCGATAAGTCCTGCAAAAATGCCCTTCCGTCACTCGCGCCGGAACGCTTCCTCCTTCTTTTGTTGGAACGGGTACATATTGATCCCTCAACAGCTTTAAAAGACGTTCGTGCTGAAACATTGCAAGCACTAGCAAAAGAAATGAAGCAGTTTACGTTCTCATCCGATGGCACGCTCTCGTTGAAAAAGGCATTCGTCACCGGTGGCGGCATTTCCGTCAAAGAGATCGAACCGAAAACGATGCAATCCAAAGTCAAACAAGGGCTTTATTTTTGCGGGGAAGTGCTCGACATTCACGCTTATACAGGCGGATTCAACATCACCTGTGCATTTTCAACGGGGTATACGGCGGGAAAAAGCGCAGCGCAATCTCCTGAAAGGGTTAGTGATAACTGA
- the leuS gene encoding leucine--tRNA ligase, whose translation MAFPHREIEKKWQDFWEKDKTFRTDGDDQSKPKFYVLDMFPYPSGEGLHVGHPEGYTATDILARLKRMQGYHVLHPMGWDAFGLPAEQYALDTNNHPGFFTEENIKNFRRQIKALGFSIDWDREIDTTDPNYYKWTQWIFLQLYKHGLAYIDEVPVNWCPALGTVLANEEVIDGVSERGGHPVERRPMKQWMLNITAYADRLLDDLEEIDWPESIKEMQRNWIGRSEGANVTFTVADKDKEPIHVFTTRPDTLFGATYMVLAPEHKLVDKITTADRRENVEAYKKSVSLKSDLERTELTKEKSGVFTGAYATNPVNGEEIPVWIADYVLITYGTGAVMAVPAHDERDYEFARAYDLPIREVVTGGNIEEAAYTGDGAHVNSDFLNELNKEEAIEKIIEWLADHDVGSKQISYRLRDWLFSRQRYWGEPIPVIHWEDGSMSAVDESELPLVLPDLDEFQPPGNGESPLANATEWLEVTDPKTGMKGRRETNTMPQWAGSCWYFLRFIDPHNDDAFADYQKLDYWLPVDMYVGGAEHAVLHLLYARFWHKFLYDIGVVPTKEPFQRLFNPGMILGENNEKMSKSKGNVVNPDDILDSHGADTLRLYEMFMGPLDAAVAWSETGLDGSRRFLDRVWRLFVGEDGQLSSAVTNEAGDDHNLWPVYHQTVKKVSDDFEHMRFNTGISQMMVFINACYKEETIPREAMEGFVKILSPLSPHVAEELWAMLGHTASITFEQWPPYEESYLVEDEVEIVLQVNGKVRSKVHMSKEATKEEMEEIALADEKVASNIEGKTIRKVIAVPGKLVNIVAN comes from the coding sequence CGGAAGGGTATACCGCAACGGACATTTTGGCCCGTTTGAAACGAATGCAAGGGTATCACGTATTGCACCCGATGGGCTGGGATGCATTCGGCTTGCCGGCCGAACAGTATGCCCTTGATACCAATAACCACCCCGGTTTTTTTACGGAAGAAAACATAAAGAACTTTCGTCGCCAAATCAAGGCTTTAGGTTTCTCTATCGATTGGGATCGAGAAATAGATACGACTGATCCCAACTATTACAAATGGACCCAGTGGATTTTTTTGCAACTGTATAAACACGGGTTGGCGTATATCGATGAAGTGCCGGTCAACTGGTGCCCGGCGCTCGGAACCGTACTTGCGAACGAGGAAGTCATTGATGGTGTAAGCGAACGGGGCGGCCATCCGGTTGAACGACGACCCATGAAACAATGGATGTTAAACATCACCGCCTATGCCGATCGTCTATTGGATGATTTGGAAGAGATTGATTGGCCGGAAAGCATTAAAGAAATGCAACGCAACTGGATCGGCAGATCCGAAGGCGCGAACGTTACGTTTACGGTCGCCGATAAGGACAAGGAACCCATTCACGTATTTACAACCCGCCCCGATACATTGTTCGGAGCTACGTACATGGTATTGGCGCCGGAACATAAACTGGTGGATAAAATAACAACCGCTGACCGGCGCGAGAACGTGGAGGCATACAAAAAGTCCGTTTCTTTGAAAAGCGATTTGGAACGGACGGAACTTACAAAAGAAAAAAGCGGTGTATTTACAGGGGCGTACGCGACCAACCCGGTAAACGGAGAGGAGATCCCGGTTTGGATCGCGGACTACGTATTGATCACCTATGGAACAGGTGCCGTCATGGCTGTGCCCGCTCACGATGAACGGGATTACGAATTCGCACGCGCGTATGACCTCCCGATTCGGGAAGTCGTTACCGGCGGCAATATAGAAGAAGCGGCTTACACCGGAGACGGTGCGCACGTTAATTCTGATTTTCTTAATGAGTTGAATAAAGAAGAAGCCATAGAAAAAATCATTGAATGGCTAGCGGATCACGACGTTGGCAGCAAACAAATCAGCTACCGACTACGTGACTGGTTGTTCAGTCGTCAACGTTATTGGGGAGAGCCGATCCCGGTCATTCATTGGGAAGATGGGTCCATGTCCGCTGTTGATGAAAGTGAGCTTCCTTTGGTCCTTCCTGACTTAGATGAATTTCAGCCACCCGGAAACGGGGAGTCTCCGCTCGCGAACGCTACGGAATGGCTGGAAGTAACGGATCCGAAGACAGGAATGAAAGGGCGTCGCGAGACGAATACGATGCCGCAATGGGCAGGTAGTTGCTGGTATTTTTTGCGTTTCATCGACCCGCATAACGACGACGCTTTTGCCGACTATCAGAAATTAGATTATTGGCTTCCGGTCGATATGTATGTCGGCGGTGCCGAGCACGCGGTGCTTCATTTGCTGTACGCGCGTTTCTGGCATAAATTTTTGTATGACATTGGCGTTGTCCCAACAAAAGAACCGTTTCAAAGGTTGTTTAATCCGGGGATGATTCTCGGAGAAAACAATGAAAAAATGAGTAAATCCAAAGGAAACGTCGTTAATCCGGACGACATTCTTGACAGTCACGGTGCGGATACCTTACGTCTATATGAAATGTTCATGGGGCCACTTGATGCCGCGGTTGCTTGGTCCGAAACCGGCCTGGACGGGTCGCGGCGTTTTCTCGATCGCGTTTGGCGGCTTTTCGTCGGCGAGGATGGGCAGCTGTCTTCTGCTGTTACAAATGAGGCGGGAGATGATCATAACCTCTGGCCTGTATACCATCAAACGGTTAAAAAGGTAAGCGATGATTTTGAGCATATGCGCTTCAACACCGGAATCAGCCAAATGATGGTGTTTATCAACGCCTGTTATAAGGAAGAAACCATCCCGCGAGAGGCGATGGAAGGATTTGTAAAAATACTTTCCCCACTTTCACCTCACGTGGCGGAAGAGCTATGGGCGATGCTCGGGCACACAGCATCGATCACCTTTGAACAATGGCCGCCTTACGAGGAATCCTATCTTGTGGAAGATGAGGTGGAAATCGTCTTGCAAGTAAACGGAAAAGTACGCTCGAAAGTGCACATGTCGAAAGAAGCAACGAAAGAAGAAATGGAAGAAATCGCGCTCGCGGATGAAAAAGTCGCCTCCAATATTGAAGGGAAAACTATTCGAAAAGTAATCGCGGTGCCGGGGAAACTGGTAAATATTGTAGCAAATTAG